CGACCAAAATGAGTATATTGGTGACCACCATTGCAATGCTCAGCCAAAGCAAGAAACTATAGACTTCGGGGTGGGGACCTCTCACTACTGGTAGGTAAATGCCCTGGGAAATTTCTAAAAGTTCGAAGTCAGCTATGAACTCTCTGAACCTGTCAACCAAGCTCGGGGCAAAAGCAAAAAAAGATCCGACCACCAATAGGAACGCGCCGAAGTTTACTAATCCGAGAAAGTCCCTGTCGCCTCTGGAGTAGCTCATTTTTGAACCCATTGAGATATTTAATCAGTCCCCCTAATAAATTTGATAAATTATAGTAAAAAATAGGAAAATTTATCTGACAATAAATGCAATCTCTTAAACAGAGTATTTTACTTCTATCTGGAGCTGTTGTTGTTGTCGTCGTCTTCCGAAAAATTCTGCAGGCATTGCGGTGCGGAGATCCCCCCTGAGAGCGCTTTCTGCCCAAAATGCGGGAGCCCGATCTCAGCCGGTCAGGCAGCCTCCCCTTCTCGAGTCAGTGCCAAGTCTGAAAAAGGCGAGAAGCGCGAGAAGGAGGAAAAAGGAGAGAAGGAAGGAGAGAAGGAGGAGGAGAAAGAAAGGGAGGGCAGCGTCTCGGGCACCCTTTTTGGCGGGGGCGTTTTGATATGGCTAGGGGTAACCTTCTATCTCGCCACCACCGGTCAGATCGACTGGTCCAGATGGTGGTCGAGCTTCATGTCGGGGCTTGGGGTTTTGCTGATACTTCTGGGACTGTACCATTCTTTCAGGAGCAGGAGCATGTTTCCATTCATCGGCCTGGTAGTCGGCGGGGCAATAATAGCGCTGATTGGGCTTTCCGGGTTCTACTCCGTCAGCACGGATCTGTGGCCCGTCATGATCATCCTGCTCGGCATAGTGGTCATATTGGTGGGTTTGTTCGGAAGGAGGAGAGTCCCTAAGCCCTGATTATCCTACCTGTGAAGATGTTGAACATAATGTGCTCCAAAAGCACTTTTTTGTTTGCCCTCCCAAAGACCCTGTAAAAGTTCTTGCCTGCACATTCGATATAGTCGCCTATGTCGTACCTGGGGAACAGGCATGAGGATATCACCAGCCTGCCCCATTCCCCCCTTTTTAGTTCATGCAACATCTTCACTTTCTGCCCCTTCACAACCTCAAAGAAATATGCGTCATAGTTCGGAACAACATATGGGTTATCGTCAAGCTGCTGTGCAAAGACCCCTTCAGTGGCTGTGTACATCTCGACGATGCTCGCAGGTCCGTACAGCGCCCTAATCTTGGGTGCATGATAGGTGTGTATCTTCGGCAAGCTGGTGCAAAACGCTGCCCTAAACCTCCAAATATCCTTTGGAGCCAGGCTGTATCTTTTCTTCAGATACCTGCCAAATGAAGTGATCACATTGGTGACGCCCATGACTGATCTGACGTCCGACTCACGTGCTCTTTCGTATACTAGTTCGAATCTTCTTTCCCAGTCCTGCCTGCTTATCCCGCTTCCCAGCTGGTCTATCTCCTCCTGGACCGGAACCAGTCCGACGCTACCAAGCCTTGGATTGTATTTGGCATAAGTCCCTGAACTGTAACCGTATTCTATCCTGCCCCTCCCCGTCTCCTCTGAATGGACTGTCGAAGGGAAGTTCAGGTTCAAGATGCCGCCGGTCAGGAGTTCGTGCTGACCAGTCCTCAAGGCATGGTTGACGAGTCCCCTTGCGCCTATCATCAGCACCTGCTCAAGGTGCGTCCTAGTGGCCGGAATAACCTTGGGAACCCCGGTCGTCCCCCTGGTCATTACCCATCTTATCACTGGCTCGCTCAGCAGCTCCTGGTATCCTTTGTCCTTAACCCTGTCGAGCCAGTGCTTAAGACCTTGGTAATCGACAATAGGGAACCTGCGCCTGTACTCACCAACATCGGAAATCGCCCCCTCGCAATAAGCCTGTCCGTATGCAGTTTTGGAATACGTGCCAGTGAGGCTCGTGAGAACCCTATTCTGAGCCTCTTCCGGATCCTCTAGCGCTCTGTACCAGGGCTCTATTACCCTCTTGAGCCCTGCAAGATACCCCTCCATTTTAAGGCACCGAAAAAAGTAAG
This region of Candidatus Methanosuratincola sp. genomic DNA includes:
- a CDS encoding zinc ribbon domain-containing protein; the protein is MSSSSEKFCRHCGAEIPPESAFCPKCGSPISAGQAASPSRVSAKSEKGEKREKEEKGEKEGEKEEEKEREGSVSGTLFGGGVLIWLGVTFYLATTGQIDWSRWWSSFMSGLGVLLILLGLYHSFRSRSMFPFIGLVVGGAIIALIGLSGFYSVSTDLWPVMIILLGIVVILVGLFGRRRVPKP
- a CDS encoding GH3 auxin-responsive promoter family protein; the encoded protein is YFFRCLKMEGYLAGLKRVIEPWYRALEDPEEAQNRVLTSLTGTYSKTAYGQAYCEGAISDVGEYRRRFPIVDYQGLKHWLDRVKDKGYQELLSEPVIRWVMTRGTTGVPKVIPATRTHLEQVLMIGARGLVNHALRTGQHELLTGGILNLNFPSTVHSEETGRGRIEYGYSSGTYAKYNPRLGSVGLVPVQEEIDQLGSGISRQDWERRFELVYERARESDVRSVMGVTNVITSFGRYLKKRYSLAPKDIWRFRAAFCTSLPKIHTYHAPKIRALYGPASIVEMYTATEGVFAQQLDDNPYVVPNYDAYFFEVVKGQKVKMLHELKRGEWGRLVISSCLFPRYDIGDYIECAGKNFYRVFGRANKKVLLEHIMFNIFTGRIIRA